A region from the Solibacillus sp. FSL H8-0523 genome encodes:
- a CDS encoding transcriptional regulator, producing the protein MESKRRKDQWTIEDDEKLAEIVIHNVQNGRTQLEAFEQAAGALNRTKQACGFRWNKTLRTQYGQVLNSVRKRPKQLMRSHLKLALTSFEELTEAYNDLEMKYSELQSEYDKMQKWLQQGSTLIKEKG; encoded by the coding sequence GTGGAGTCGAAAAGAAGAAAAGATCAATGGACGATTGAAGATGATGAAAAACTTGCGGAAATTGTCATTCATAATGTACAAAATGGACGCACGCAGTTAGAGGCATTCGAACAAGCAGCTGGGGCGTTAAATAGGACGAAGCAGGCCTGTGGTTTTCGCTGGAATAAAACACTACGTACGCAATACGGACAGGTGCTAAATAGTGTGCGCAAACGTCCAAAGCAATTAATGCGCAGTCATTTGAAATTAGCATTAACCAGCTTTGAGGAGTTGACAGAAGCGTACAATGATTTAGAGATGAAATACTCTGAATTACAATCGGAGTACGATAAAATGCAAAAATGGTTGCAACAAGGAAGCACTTTGATAAAAGAAAAGGGTTAA
- a CDS encoding biotin/lipoyl-binding carrier protein: MTQVKAQMAGTVFEVSVKEGDSVTKGQTLIILESMKMEIAHDSETDGTVEKVVVAEGDFVEENDVLVELA; the protein is encoded by the coding sequence ATGACACAGGTAAAAGCACAAATGGCAGGAACAGTTTTCGAAGTGAGTGTAAAAGAGGGAGATAGCGTAACGAAGGGGCAAACATTAATTATTTTAGAATCAATGAAAATGGAAATCGCGCATGACTCAGAAACGGATGGCACAGTAGAGAAAGTGGTTGTTGCTGAAGGGGATTTTGTAGAAGAAAATGATGTGTTAGTTGAACTAGCTTAA
- a CDS encoding acyl-CoA carboxylase subunit beta yields the protein MQPTYNEYLQQKIDTIYAGGAPKYHEKLKETNKLFVRDRLTLLFDEGVYEEDARFANCEAGDLPADGVITAIGQIDGQTVCVMANDSTIKAGSWGSRTVEKIIRIQETAEKLQVPMLYLVDSAGARITDQLDMFPGRRGAGRIFHNQVRMSGMIPQICILFGPSAAGGAYIPAFCDIVIMVDGNASMYLGSPRMAEKVIGEKVSLEEMGGARMHCTVSGCGDVLAETEQQAIAEARRYMSYFPANFAEFPPMSEIKAPIKGRTLEEIIPENQNSPFDMYEAVDQLIDEGSFFEIKKLFAPELITGLAHIDGAVVGIIANQPKVKGGVLFVDSADKAAKFITLCDAFSIPLLFLADVPGFMIGTKVEKQGIIRHGAKFISAMSSATVPKISVIVRKAYGAGLYAMCGPAFEPDAVIALPTAQIAVMGPEAAVNAVYSNKIEAIEDPKERMQFVKQKIEEYKQEIDLYKLASEMVIDDIVAPKELRDVLIQRFGYYNSKQITLSYRKHPVYPV from the coding sequence ATGCAACCAACTTACAATGAGTACTTACAGCAAAAAATTGACACAATTTATGCAGGTGGCGCTCCGAAATATCATGAAAAGCTAAAAGAAACAAATAAATTATTTGTGCGTGATCGCTTAACTTTATTATTTGATGAAGGTGTATATGAAGAAGACGCTCGCTTTGCAAACTGTGAAGCAGGGGACTTACCAGCAGATGGTGTTATTACTGCAATCGGGCAAATCGATGGGCAAACGGTGTGCGTCATGGCGAATGATTCAACAATTAAGGCAGGCTCTTGGGGCTCGCGTACGGTTGAAAAAATTATTCGTATCCAAGAAACGGCAGAAAAACTACAAGTACCAATGCTGTATTTAGTCGACTCGGCAGGTGCGCGTATTACCGATCAATTAGATATGTTCCCAGGGCGTCGTGGGGCTGGGCGTATTTTTCATAACCAAGTGCGAATGAGTGGGATGATTCCGCAAATTTGTATTTTATTTGGCCCGTCTGCTGCGGGTGGTGCTTATATTCCAGCGTTTTGCGATATTGTCATTATGGTTGATGGCAATGCGTCGATGTATTTAGGCTCACCACGTATGGCGGAAAAGGTAATCGGTGAAAAGGTATCGCTTGAGGAGATGGGGGGTGCGCGTATGCACTGTACGGTTAGCGGCTGTGGGGATGTGCTTGCCGAAACAGAACAACAAGCCATTGCTGAGGCGCGTCGATACATGAGCTACTTCCCGGCGAATTTTGCTGAGTTTCCGCCAATGAGTGAAATAAAAGCCCCAATTAAAGGGCGAACATTAGAAGAAATTATTCCGGAAAATCAAAATTCACCGTTTGATATGTATGAAGCAGTTGACCAATTGATTGATGAAGGAAGCTTCTTTGAAATCAAAAAGCTATTTGCACCAGAGTTGATTACAGGGTTAGCACATATTGACGGAGCGGTCGTAGGGATTATTGCGAATCAGCCGAAAGTAAAAGGTGGCGTGCTATTCGTTGATTCCGCAGATAAAGCAGCGAAGTTTATTACGCTCTGTGATGCCTTTTCAATCCCATTATTATTTTTAGCGGACGTGCCAGGTTTTATGATTGGTACAAAAGTCGAAAAGCAAGGGATTATTCGTCACGGTGCAAAATTTATTTCAGCAATGAGTTCAGCGACTGTACCAAAAATTTCGGTTATTGTGCGTAAAGCGTACGGCGCGGGGTTATATGCGATGTGTGGCCCAGCATTTGAACCAGATGCAGTCATTGCCTTACCAACAGCGCAAATTGCTGTAATGGGCCCTGAAGCAGCTGTAAATGCAGTGTATTCAAATAAAATCGAAGCCATTGAAGATCCGAAAGAACGCATGCAATTTGTGAAACAAAAAATCGAAGAGTATAAACAAGAGATTGATTTATACAAATTAGCGTCGGAAATGGTAATTGATGATATTGTGGCACCAAAAGAGCTACGCGATGTATTAATTCAACGCTTTGGGTACTATAATTCAAAGCAAATTACATTGTCGTATCGAAAACATCCAGTCTATCCAGTATAA
- a CDS encoding 2-dehydropantoate 2-reductase — translation MRIEIIGAGAVGLLMASFFIEQQADVTFVLRRQLPKEQKITRTNSDGTVTDNLRVSVATELSGKADLIIVAVKYGDLQNVYAQLRTSDVTIPVLFVQNGLAHYEEALQLPQLHLAFSSVQFGAQRLEMFHVAHKGIGVMKLAVGRGDEVLFLPLLNYAQHQLPVVFEVDAEAMLLEKTLLNCFINPLTAILQVKNGQLITENNAFQLLKNLYNEITTVFPQYGQVFQFEQVVALCEKTATNTSSMLADRLAGRVTEIDTIVAPILRKATQQNQSMPVLQTFYLLVKALEESGEKM, via the coding sequence ATGCGAATTGAAATTATCGGAGCAGGTGCGGTAGGGTTATTAATGGCGAGCTTTTTTATTGAGCAACAAGCGGATGTCACATTCGTGCTACGACGTCAGCTGCCTAAAGAACAAAAAATCACGCGAACAAATAGCGATGGCACCGTGACGGACAATTTACGAGTCTCGGTAGCGACAGAACTTTCGGGCAAAGCGGATCTAATTATTGTAGCGGTTAAATATGGCGACTTGCAAAATGTGTATGCACAGCTAAGAACTAGTGATGTGACAATACCGGTGCTGTTTGTACAGAATGGATTAGCGCATTATGAGGAGGCGTTGCAATTACCGCAGCTCCATCTGGCGTTTAGCTCAGTCCAATTTGGTGCACAAAGGCTAGAAATGTTCCATGTAGCGCATAAGGGGATTGGTGTGATGAAGCTAGCTGTAGGTCGCGGGGATGAAGTGTTATTTCTACCGCTGCTAAATTACGCGCAACATCAGCTGCCCGTTGTGTTTGAGGTAGATGCAGAGGCGATGCTACTAGAAAAAACGCTGTTGAATTGCTTTATCAACCCATTAACGGCTATTTTACAGGTGAAGAATGGTCAATTAATTACTGAAAACAATGCTTTTCAATTGTTGAAAAATTTATATAATGAAATAACAACTGTCTTTCCACAATATGGGCAAGTATTTCAATTCGAACAAGTTGTCGCACTTTGTGAAAAAACAGCAACGAACACCTCTTCTATGCTTGCGGACCGTTTAGCAGGAAGGGTAACGGAAATTGATACAATCGTAGCGCCTATTTTAAGAAAAGCAACACAGCAAAATCAGTCAATGCCCGTGTTGCAAACATTCTATTTGCTTGTTAAAGCTTTGGAGGAGAGCGGTGAAAAAATGTGA
- a CDS encoding DUF3397 domain-containing protein, with the protein MILFLQFILATIIIFPIIAFILTLIICRKFKLKKHKAIGLASDVTTVILLFSVPVAIRSLWGQSIWILMLVVLLILAIIFTYLDWRTKKEIEVQPLLKKIWRVYFLLLSIAYFTVWIIGMTHSVMIFMMID; encoded by the coding sequence GTGATATTATTTCTTCAGTTCATATTAGCAACCATAATCATCTTTCCGATAATCGCTTTTATTTTGACGCTTATTATTTGTCGGAAGTTCAAGTTGAAAAAACATAAAGCTATCGGATTAGCATCAGATGTGACGACGGTCATTTTACTATTCTCGGTTCCTGTAGCAATTCGTAGTTTATGGGGACAGTCTATTTGGATTTTAATGCTCGTGGTCCTGTTAATCCTCGCGATTATCTTTACATACCTAGATTGGCGAACGAAAAAGGAAATTGAAGTGCAGCCGCTATTAAAAAAGATTTGGCGCGTTTATTTTTTACTACTAAGCATTGCATATTTCACGGTATGGATTATAGGGATGACGCATTCAGTCATGATTTTTATGATGATCGATTAA
- the bshC gene encoding bacillithiol biosynthesis cysteine-adding enzyme BshC: protein MELEQIQAPVNNQLLADYWSKDTAIHTFFDYAYNNEAFVARAAYLKNRHYRTKELAHIIRDYMQPFGISTQTENHLQQLERGALVVVGGQQAGLLTGPLYSVHKAISVILLANEKRTQLSTDVVPMFWIAGEDHDIEEINHTYTIVDAQVKKRGYSERSKFKTMASTTAFNQEALTQVIKTTFKDFGETEYTESLLESVLVHASESTTFTDFFSRLMNDLFENHGLLMLDATFAPFRDYEKAYFTALIECNEEIAHQVVAQEQKLADAGYAKPIEATQNNANLFYVKEGERFLLERKEQHFKNVSAHVNFTKDELLKLANDNPQALSNNVVTRPLMQEMTIPVLAFVGGPGELAYWATLKPAFHALQLQMPIFAPRLNITLVTRQVQALLKETELTVAEALANKVEQKLADYIEQIRDDESEQFIETMQHQLQTQYEQFEMQLKGRYQLNGLLEKNMDYHKRQFDYLQAKIEQQNIEQHAVAIRQYNTVTAHLNPNKGYQERVYSPYVYLNEHGKTLIDELLALPMGISNQHKVVYL, encoded by the coding sequence ATGGAACTGGAACAAATTCAAGCCCCAGTCAACAATCAATTATTAGCAGATTATTGGTCGAAGGATACGGCGATTCATACGTTCTTTGATTATGCATACAATAACGAAGCATTTGTTGCACGTGCAGCGTATTTAAAAAATCGCCACTATCGAACAAAGGAATTAGCGCATATTATTCGTGATTATATGCAGCCTTTCGGGATTTCAACGCAAACCGAAAATCATTTACAACAGTTGGAGCGAGGGGCGCTTGTTGTCGTTGGTGGGCAACAGGCTGGGCTATTAACAGGACCATTATATTCTGTGCATAAAGCGATTTCGGTCATTTTATTGGCAAATGAAAAGCGCACACAGCTAAGTACAGACGTGGTACCAATGTTCTGGATTGCTGGGGAAGATCACGATATCGAAGAAATTAACCATACGTATACGATTGTCGATGCACAAGTGAAAAAACGAGGCTATAGTGAGCGTTCAAAATTTAAAACGATGGCTTCTACTACAGCGTTCAATCAAGAAGCACTAACACAGGTGATTAAAACGACTTTTAAAGATTTCGGTGAAACGGAATATACAGAAAGTTTGCTAGAAAGTGTGTTAGTCCATGCAAGTGAAAGTACAACATTTACAGATTTCTTTAGCCGCTTAATGAATGATTTATTTGAAAATCATGGCTTATTGATGCTTGATGCTACATTCGCACCGTTTCGTGACTATGAAAAGGCCTATTTTACCGCACTTATAGAATGCAACGAAGAGATTGCGCATCAAGTAGTCGCGCAAGAACAAAAGTTAGCTGATGCGGGTTACGCAAAACCGATTGAAGCAACACAAAATAATGCGAATTTATTTTACGTAAAAGAAGGCGAACGCTTTTTATTAGAGCGTAAAGAGCAGCATTTTAAAAATGTGTCGGCGCATGTGAACTTTACAAAGGACGAGCTACTAAAATTAGCAAATGACAATCCACAAGCACTAAGTAATAATGTGGTGACACGTCCGTTAATGCAGGAGATGACGATTCCGGTGCTTGCCTTTGTTGGTGGACCTGGTGAGTTAGCGTACTGGGCAACATTAAAACCTGCATTTCACGCGTTACAGCTGCAAATGCCTATTTTTGCACCACGCTTAAATATTACACTTGTGACACGACAAGTGCAGGCGTTATTAAAAGAAACAGAACTAACGGTAGCTGAAGCGCTTGCGAATAAAGTTGAACAGAAATTAGCAGACTATATCGAACAAATTCGTGATGATGAGTCCGAGCAATTTATTGAAACGATGCAACACCAACTACAGACGCAATATGAGCAATTCGAAATGCAATTAAAAGGCCGTTACCAATTGAATGGTCTACTTGAAAAGAATATGGATTATCACAAACGTCAATTTGATTATTTACAAGCAAAAATCGAACAGCAAAATATCGAACAACATGCTGTGGCGATTCGTCAGTACAATACAGTAACGGCACATCTAAATCCAAATAAAGGATATCAAGAACGTGTTTATAGTCCTTACGTCTACCTAAATGAACACGGTAAGACATTGATTGACGAATTGTTAGCATTACCAATGGGTATTTCTAACCAACACAAAGTCGTCTATCTTTAA
- the mraZ gene encoding division/cell wall cluster transcriptional repressor MraZ: MFMGEYQHSIDAKGRMIVPAKFREILGETFVLTRGLDHCIFGYPMDEWRKLEQKLKGLPMTNKDARAFARFFFSGATEVELDKQGRINIPSTLINHANLEKECIVLGVSSKIEIWAKDAWSSYFEESSESFNEIAENLIGIDF, translated from the coding sequence ATGTTCATGGGTGAATATCAACATTCAATCGATGCAAAAGGCCGTATGATTGTACCAGCAAAATTTCGGGAAATACTTGGCGAAACGTTTGTACTGACACGCGGGCTAGATCATTGTATTTTTGGATACCCTATGGATGAATGGCGAAAACTCGAACAAAAATTAAAAGGTTTACCGATGACGAATAAAGATGCTCGTGCATTTGCCCGCTTTTTCTTTTCAGGGGCAACCGAGGTAGAACTGGACAAGCAAGGCCGAATCAACATTCCATCTACCCTAATCAACCATGCTAATCTTGAAAAGGAGTGCATTGTATTAGGTGTATCGAGTAAGATTGAAATTTGGGCTAAAGATGCTTGGAGTTCGTATTTTGAAGAATCGTCGGAATCATTTAATGAGATTGCAGAAAATTTAATTGGAATTGATTTTTAA
- the rsmH gene encoding 16S rRNA (cytosine(1402)-N(4))-methyltransferase RsmH: MFDHTTVLLKETVDGLNINPDGIYVDCTLGGAGHSEYLVKQLSEKGRLICFDQDTIAIDNAKVRLADYLDRVTFVHSNFRYLKEELHNLDIHQVDGILYDLGVSSPQLDTPERGFSYHHDAPLDMRMDQTAELSAYHVVNEWTYENLVRIFFRYGEEKFSKQVARKIEQAREIAPVETTGQLVELIKDGIPAPARRKGGHPAKRIFQAIRIAVNDELGSAEDSLVDAIDLLKIGGRISVITFHSLEDRLTKTIFKEAASLPDLPPGLPVIPEHMKPVLKLVTRKPILPSDEELAANNRSRSAKLRVAEKINDKGRG, encoded by the coding sequence ATGTTTGATCATACAACCGTATTATTGAAAGAAACTGTTGATGGATTGAACATCAACCCAGATGGTATTTATGTAGACTGTACTTTAGGTGGTGCAGGACACAGTGAATACCTAGTGAAACAATTGTCAGAAAAAGGTCGTCTCATTTGTTTCGACCAAGATACCATTGCAATTGACAATGCAAAAGTACGATTAGCGGATTATTTAGACCGCGTTACGTTCGTGCATTCTAATTTCCGTTATTTAAAAGAAGAATTACACAATTTAGATATTCATCAGGTCGATGGAATTTTATATGATTTAGGTGTTTCATCGCCGCAGCTAGATACACCAGAGCGTGGTTTTAGCTATCATCATGATGCACCGCTTGATATGCGAATGGATCAAACAGCTGAATTATCAGCTTATCATGTTGTCAATGAATGGACTTATGAGAATTTAGTTCGTATATTCTTCCGCTACGGCGAAGAAAAATTTTCTAAGCAAGTTGCACGTAAAATTGAACAAGCTCGCGAAATCGCACCTGTTGAAACAACAGGTCAATTAGTAGAGCTGATTAAAGATGGTATTCCAGCTCCTGCACGTCGTAAAGGTGGACACCCTGCGAAGCGCATTTTCCAAGCAATCCGTATTGCTGTAAATGATGAGCTAGGTTCAGCAGAGGATTCGTTAGTTGATGCGATTGATTTATTAAAGATTGGTGGTCGCATTAGTGTGATTACGTTCCACTCTTTAGAAGACCGCTTAACGAAAACGATATTCAAAGAAGCTGCATCACTTCCTGATTTACCACCAGGGTTACCAGTCATCCCAGAACATATGAAACCGGTGTTAAAGCTAGTGACAAGAAAGCCTATTTTACCATCAGACGAGGAGTTAGCTGCGAATAATCGTTCACGTTCAGCAAAGTTACGTGTTGCTGAAAAAATTAACGACAAAGGGCGTGGGTAA
- the ftsL gene encoding cell division protein FtsL: MAVRVRQTYIQHQPELPEQQHEQIQEHKPQPKKAAKFFTPGEKFLFIILAVVVASFAISILHTQGEIQTVSMEIQSIEREITEVNNNNVDLKVRVSELSTHERIWEKAKELGLTLNEKNVKVVPGE, translated from the coding sequence ATGGCAGTAAGAGTAAGACAAACATACATCCAACACCAGCCAGAACTACCTGAACAGCAGCATGAGCAAATCCAAGAACATAAACCCCAGCCTAAAAAAGCGGCTAAGTTTTTTACGCCGGGGGAAAAGTTTTTATTCATAATTTTGGCGGTAGTTGTAGCATCTTTCGCAATTTCCATATTACACACGCAAGGAGAAATCCAAACGGTAAGTATGGAAATCCAATCGATTGAACGAGAAATTACAGAAGTTAATAATAACAACGTTGACTTAAAGGTACGCGTAAGTGAGCTATCGACTCACGAGCGTATTTGGGAAAAAGCGAAAGAACTCGGTTTAACACTAAATGAGAAAAATGTGAAGGTAGTGCCGGGGGAATGA
- a CDS encoding penicillin-binding protein encodes MFLLFGGLFLLLYWRFVSIQATGVVKGHELATEALSKYESGYALSADRGKILDRNEHIIAEDTLSYRLVVVISEKATEKESNPRHVVNPAETAEQLANYIPMDEEKIYERLTISKDKYQVEFGLAGRGISHDVKKQIEALNLPGVIFFSDKKRYYPNGAFASYLIGFALRETDDEGKTAVVGKMGLESIYDKQLTGIDGRLSYQRDARNYLLPNSNNIVEEAQHGNDIYLTLDKTIQNFLEDAMSRVNTKYSPQSMIGVVANPKTGEILAMSQRPTFNPDTREGLDGNWLNDVVENTIEPGSTLKTFTVAAAVDSGNWYPNAKYKSGQYKVYGDTVRDHNEVGWGTISYLEGFQRSSNTAMTNLLDVMGWDTFEGYLNDFGFGQKTGIDLPNEASGILNARYPIDKYTTTFGQGTTVTPIQLIQGLTAIANDGEMMQPYVIDKIVNPNTGEIVLDSEPTEKGRPISAETAKKMRELLASTIYGEAGNAKRFQLDGYEVAGKTGTAQMPKANGRGYDWGKNEFLYSFLGMVPADDPQLVVYIAVAKPKLGAEAGSDPVSQVFNSVAQNSLKYLNINPTDVAEVQKKEVANYVGAHSDSIVTELEADGLHPVLIGEGGEITEQFPVAGKILTKGGIVFLKTEGTITVPSFENWSLRNLLVYKSLSNLPIEIFGEGFVESQSVSQGTIIADGSPIVVKLKTPEEKHLTPPAKDMELEEGEEEQTVQD; translated from the coding sequence ATGTTTTTATTATTTGGAGGGCTCTTTTTACTGTTATATTGGCGTTTTGTATCGATCCAGGCAACTGGTGTTGTTAAAGGACACGAGCTAGCAACAGAAGCTCTGTCAAAGTATGAATCGGGCTATGCGTTGTCAGCGGATCGTGGCAAAATTTTAGATCGCAATGAACATATTATTGCAGAAGATACGCTAAGTTATCGTTTAGTCGTGGTCATTTCAGAAAAGGCCACGGAAAAAGAGAGTAACCCAAGACATGTAGTAAATCCAGCAGAAACCGCAGAGCAATTAGCAAACTATATTCCAATGGATGAAGAGAAAATATATGAACGACTTACTATTTCAAAAGATAAGTATCAAGTTGAATTCGGTCTTGCCGGACGTGGTATTAGCCATGATGTGAAAAAGCAAATTGAAGCACTCAATTTACCAGGAGTCATTTTCTTTAGCGATAAAAAACGCTATTATCCAAATGGCGCATTTGCCTCATACTTAATTGGTTTTGCATTACGTGAAACAGATGATGAGGGCAAAACGGCAGTCGTAGGAAAAATGGGGCTAGAATCAATCTATGATAAACAATTAACGGGGATAGATGGTCGATTATCCTATCAACGAGATGCGCGAAACTATTTATTACCGAATAGTAATAATATTGTAGAAGAGGCACAGCACGGGAATGATATTTACCTAACGCTTGATAAAACGATTCAAAACTTTTTAGAAGATGCAATGAGTCGTGTGAATACAAAATATAGCCCACAGTCGATGATTGGTGTCGTGGCCAATCCAAAGACGGGTGAAATTTTAGCTATGAGTCAGCGCCCGACATTTAACCCAGATACACGTGAAGGATTAGACGGGAACTGGTTAAACGATGTTGTTGAAAATACGATTGAGCCAGGTTCCACTTTAAAAACATTCACGGTAGCAGCTGCGGTGGATTCCGGTAACTGGTATCCCAATGCCAAGTATAAATCAGGACAATATAAGGTTTATGGAGACACTGTTCGAGACCATAATGAGGTTGGTTGGGGAACAATTTCTTATTTAGAAGGTTTCCAGCGTTCATCCAACACGGCGATGACGAACTTACTAGATGTCATGGGCTGGGACACGTTTGAAGGGTATTTAAATGATTTTGGTTTTGGTCAAAAAACAGGGATTGATTTACCGAATGAGGCGAGTGGTATCCTTAATGCACGTTACCCAATTGATAAATATACAACGACATTCGGACAAGGGACGACGGTTACACCAATTCAGCTTATTCAGGGCTTAACGGCAATTGCCAATGATGGGGAAATGATGCAACCATATGTGATTGATAAAATTGTTAATCCGAATACTGGTGAAATTGTATTAGATTCAGAGCCGACTGAAAAAGGACGACCGATTTCAGCGGAAACAGCCAAAAAAATGCGCGAATTACTTGCTTCAACGATTTATGGTGAGGCGGGGAACGCGAAACGCTTCCAACTTGACGGCTATGAGGTGGCTGGTAAAACAGGGACTGCCCAAATGCCAAAAGCAAACGGTCGTGGTTATGACTGGGGTAAAAATGAATTCCTTTACTCGTTTTTAGGTATGGTACCCGCAGATGACCCACAATTAGTTGTCTATATTGCGGTTGCAAAACCAAAACTTGGGGCAGAGGCCGGCTCAGATCCTGTATCACAAGTATTTAATTCAGTTGCACAAAATAGTTTAAAATACTTAAACATTAATCCGACAGACGTAGCTGAAGTACAAAAGAAAGAAGTTGCGAACTATGTTGGTGCGCATTCAGATTCAATTGTAACAGAGCTTGAAGCAGATGGATTGCATCCAGTCCTAATTGGCGAGGGTGGCGAAATTACGGAACAATTCCCGGTAGCAGGGAAAATCTTAACAAAGGGTGGCATCGTGTTCTTAAAAACAGAAGGAACGATTACCGTACCATCATTTGAAAATTGGTCATTACGTAATTTACTTGTGTATAAATCACTGTCGAATTTACCAATCGAAATTTTTGGTGAAGGCTTTGTCGAAAGTCAAAGTGTATCCCAAGGAACAATCATTGCAGATGGTTCTCCAATTGTCGTGAAATTAAAAACACCAGAAGAAAAGCATCTAACGCCTCCTGCTAAGGATATGGAGCTTGAAGAGGGTGAAGAAGAACAAACCGTACAAGATTAA